From Chryseobacterium shandongense, the proteins below share one genomic window:
- a CDS encoding glycine--tRNA ligase: MAKQEDVFKKVISHAKEYGFIFPSSEIYDGLSAVYDYGQNGAELKNNIKQYWWKAMVQLNENIVGIDSAILMHPTTWKASGHVDAFNDPLIDNKDSKKRFRADVLVEDYCAKIEDKENKEIEKAAKRFGDAFDKDQFVATNPKVLEYRAKREAILSRLAKSLENEDLADVKALIEELEIADPDTGSKNWTEVRQFNLMFGTKLGASADSAMDLYLRPETAQGIFVNFLNVQKTSRHKLPFGIAQIGKAFRNEIVARQFIFRMREFEQMEMQFFVAPGTELEFYEQWKQKRLNWHLALGLGDENYRFHDHEKLAHYANAAADIEFNFPFGFKELEGIHSRTDFDLKAHEKFSGRKLQFFDPERNENYVPYVVETSVGLDRLFLSIFSHCLKDEVLEDGSERTVLSLPPALAPIKAAILPLMKKDGLAEYAEKVFNDLKYDFNLFYEEKDAIGKRYRRQDAIGTPYCITIDHDSLTDHTVTIRDRDTMQQERVPVSELRRIIDEKTNFRNLLSKI; the protein is encoded by the coding sequence ATGGCAAAGCAAGAAGATGTTTTCAAGAAAGTGATTTCTCACGCTAAAGAATATGGTTTTATTTTCCCTTCGAGTGAGATCTACGATGGTTTATCCGCTGTTTATGATTATGGTCAAAACGGTGCCGAACTTAAAAATAATATCAAGCAGTACTGGTGGAAAGCCATGGTACAGCTTAATGAAAATATTGTCGGTATTGATTCTGCAATTCTGATGCACCCTACAACCTGGAAGGCATCCGGCCACGTAGACGCTTTCAACGATCCATTGATTGACAATAAAGATTCTAAAAAGCGTTTCAGAGCAGATGTTTTGGTAGAAGATTACTGTGCCAAAATTGAAGATAAAGAGAATAAGGAAATCGAAAAAGCAGCGAAAAGATTCGGGGACGCTTTTGATAAAGACCAGTTTGTAGCAACGAATCCAAAAGTATTGGAATACAGAGCTAAAAGAGAAGCTATTCTTTCAAGACTGGCAAAATCGCTGGAAAATGAAGACCTTGCTGATGTAAAAGCCTTAATTGAAGAACTGGAAATTGCCGATCCGGATACCGGTTCCAAAAACTGGACAGAGGTAAGACAATTCAACCTGATGTTCGGAACCAAGCTTGGAGCTTCTGCCGACTCTGCGATGGATCTGTATTTGAGACCGGAAACAGCACAGGGGATTTTCGTTAACTTTTTGAATGTACAGAAAACTTCACGCCATAAACTTCCTTTTGGTATTGCACAAATTGGAAAAGCATTTAGAAATGAGATCGTTGCAAGACAATTTATTTTTAGAATGCGTGAATTTGAACAGATGGAAATGCAGTTCTTCGTTGCTCCGGGAACAGAGCTGGAATTCTACGAACAGTGGAAGCAAAAACGCCTGAACTGGCATTTAGCATTAGGTTTAGGAGATGAAAACTACAGATTCCATGATCATGAAAAGCTGGCGCACTATGCGAATGCTGCTGCTGATATTGAATTTAATTTCCCATTCGGATTCAAAGAGCTGGAAGGTATTCACTCGAGAACAGATTTCGATTTGAAGGCTCATGAAAAATTCTCAGGGAGAAAATTACAATTCTTTGATCCGGAAAGAAACGAAAACTATGTTCCGTACGTAGTAGAAACTTCTGTAGGTCTGGACAGATTATTCCTTTCCATTTTCTCTCATTGCTTAAAAGACGAAGTATTGGAAGACGGTTCAGAAAGAACAGTTTTATCATTACCACCGGCTTTAGCACCGATTAAAGCTGCTATTCTTCCATTGATGAAGAAAGACGGTTTAGCTGAGTACGCAGAGAAAGTTTTCAATGACCTTAAATACGATTTCAATTTATTCTACGAAGAAAAAGATGCGATCGGAAAACGCTACAGAAGACAGGATGCCATCGGTACTCCTTATTGTATCACGATAGACCACGATTCATTAACGGATCATACGGTGACCATCAGAGACAGAGACACGATGCAGCAGGAAAGAGTTCCTGTTTCAGAGTTGAGAAGAATCATTGATGAAAAGACCAACTTCAGAAATTTACTTTCAAAAATATAG